A DNA window from Halorubrum sp. DM2 contains the following coding sequences:
- a CDS encoding DNA methyltransferase, whose translation MSLQRTTPDNHGNLQYDNEAFMDALRSGDDFLTTQEVAEEVDCSKTTAWRRLTQLKNVGAVDRHDDEWPYTWEAGIYVPSRNVSDLPTSWRSAPRGWGNPLHTIAPYIGGFPPSLAHYFIERFSEPRDTVYDPFAGGGTTPLEAVLQGRVGWGSDAFEYATVLSQAKCHPMETAEFEKYLLDVLKAASEIDGPIQLLDDEDPKTFFSDYTLKQLLAVREVLRGDNSREATYLKAIIAGVLHGPSEMFLSLSTRDTFSGSVDYVKDYKKEHNLETPEKHIWESATSKQELVSEELDSFPDDALARIEQADSGNVPFPDDSVDLLLTSPPYMRVLDYSWNNWLRLWWLDADRESERDELTITESESRYKDFVEDTLREIERVISDNGYAVIVVGDVRKRMANHVEYINTAKMFAKVARDCTDLIPRQILNDEYDLDTRNYAMANQLKYEYSSDAKEEKAMSKLDRCLILSPHEEPLPSPGEVELPWT comes from the coding sequence ATGAGTCTACAACGAACGACGCCAGACAATCATGGGAACCTACAGTACGACAACGAGGCATTCATGGATGCTCTCAGAAGTGGTGATGACTTTCTCACTACTCAAGAAGTGGCTGAGGAAGTTGACTGTTCAAAAACGACAGCGTGGCGTCGCTTGACACAATTGAAAAATGTTGGCGCTGTCGATCGCCACGACGACGAGTGGCCCTACACGTGGGAAGCCGGTATCTACGTTCCATCTCGAAATGTCTCAGATCTACCGACCTCATGGCGGAGCGCGCCCCGAGGATGGGGAAATCCCCTCCACACGATAGCGCCGTACATCGGTGGTTTCCCTCCGTCGTTAGCACATTACTTCATTGAACGGTTCTCGGAGCCGCGGGACACCGTTTATGATCCTTTCGCTGGCGGCGGAACAACTCCACTCGAGGCTGTCCTCCAAGGTCGTGTTGGCTGGGGAAGTGACGCCTTCGAGTACGCGACGGTTCTCTCACAAGCTAAGTGCCATCCAATGGAGACTGCTGAATTTGAAAAGTACCTTCTCGACGTGCTAAAGGCGGCTTCAGAGATTGATGGCCCAATACAACTCCTTGATGATGAGGACCCGAAAACGTTCTTCTCAGACTACACACTCAAGCAGCTTCTTGCTGTCCGAGAGGTTCTTCGAGGAGACAATTCCCGTGAGGCGACATACCTGAAAGCTATTATAGCCGGTGTGTTACACGGGCCCTCAGAAATGTTCCTCTCGCTTTCGACTCGCGACACATTCTCTGGCTCTGTTGATTACGTCAAAGATTACAAAAAAGAACACAATCTCGAAACTCCTGAAAAACACATTTGGGAGTCCGCGACGTCGAAACAAGAACTTGTCAGCGAAGAGCTTGATTCATTTCCTGATGATGCGTTAGCACGAATTGAGCAAGCTGACTCGGGCAATGTGCCGTTCCCTGACGATAGTGTTGATCTATTGCTGACATCGCCTCCATACATGCGTGTGCTTGATTATTCGTGGAACAATTGGCTTCGACTGTGGTGGTTGGATGCTGATCGCGAATCCGAACGAGATGAGCTGACTATCACAGAGAGTGAGTCGAGGTACAAAGATTTCGTTGAGGACACTCTTAGAGAGATTGAACGGGTGATTTCCGATAATGGATACGCCGTCATCGTCGTTGGCGACGTTCGGAAGCGGATGGCCAACCACGTAGAGTACATTAACACCGCCAAAATGTTCGCCAAAGTGGCTAGGGACTGTACGGATCTGATTCCTCGACAGATTCTGAATGATGAGTACGATCTTGACACCCGTAACTACGCGATGGCAAACCAACTCAAGTACGAATACAGCAGTGACGCGAAGGAAGAGAAGGCTATGAGTAAGCTGGATCGCTGTCTCATCTTGTCCCCCCACGAGGAACCCTTGCCATCTCCCGGAGAAGTTGAACTACCTTGGACCTGA
- a CDS encoding DNA adenine methylase, whose translation MADAVFPYPGGKSRFASWILDHVPEHTCFVEVFGGGAGVLANKDPDTSTVEVYNDRDGDLVQFFEVLRDRCDELVEWLDRTPYSRELHDEWAHKFFNGYRPSDPIERAGQFFYLRYTQWGGKYDGPAGFGTSKVSSRALSYANKVDRLDEFADRFGDVVVENLDWADVFEKYDSEDTVFYCDPPYVGYEDYYLVNTIDHAALVDGLAGLEGDWICSYEDLPEGFEEVYVVDRDEKRFINSGKRGEAKDAKERLVMNFEPEGV comes from the coding sequence ATGGCGGACGCCGTCTTCCCCTATCCCGGCGGGAAGAGTCGCTTCGCGTCGTGGATCCTCGACCACGTTCCGGAGCACACCTGCTTCGTGGAAGTGTTCGGTGGCGGGGCCGGCGTCCTCGCGAACAAGGACCCGGACACGAGCACAGTCGAGGTGTACAACGACCGCGACGGCGACCTCGTCCAGTTCTTCGAGGTCCTCCGCGATCGGTGCGACGAGCTGGTCGAGTGGCTCGACCGGACGCCGTACTCGCGGGAGCTCCACGACGAGTGGGCGCACAAGTTCTTCAACGGCTACCGGCCGAGCGACCCGATCGAGCGCGCCGGCCAGTTCTTCTACCTCCGGTACACGCAGTGGGGCGGAAAGTACGACGGCCCGGCCGGGTTCGGGACCTCGAAGGTCAGCAGTCGGGCGCTGTCGTACGCGAACAAGGTCGACCGGCTCGACGAGTTCGCCGACCGATTCGGAGATGTCGTCGTCGAGAACCTCGACTGGGCCGACGTCTTCGAGAAGTACGACAGCGAGGACACCGTGTTCTACTGCGACCCGCCGTACGTCGGGTACGAGGACTACTACCTTGTGAACACGATCGATCACGCGGCGCTCGTCGACGGGCTCGCGGGATTGGAGGGCGACTGGATCTGCTCGTACGAGGATCTGCCGGAAGGGTTCGAAGAGGTGTACGTGGTCGATCGCGACGAGAAGCGGTTCATCAACAGCGGAAAGCGTGGAGAAGCGAAGGACGCGAAAGAGCGGTTGGTGATGAACTTCGAGCCGGAGGGTGTGTGA
- a CDS encoding Cdc6/Cdc18 family protein, with protein sequence MIRDGTVFDDDHLPTSIVGRNSHMNEVTDALAPIQDGFRAENCFLFGPSGVGKTTVARAAVRELRQEVLDVPHAYVNCWQDYTRNAVLEQIARDLVGAALPRTASTGRLVDLITDNLHGPGVVILDEVDQLRETKVLYDLHEIRGLSWIGIANREVDLFADLDDRITSRISVGYRVHFDSYGEDTIAEILDRRAREGLGPGAVNEDVVSQIARLSEGDARRAIAALRVGARMASREGLSAIPSRLVEDAVTDAKCEVRQKTISKLNTHQHALYEVLAEEDGLIQKELYARYEEVHDDPVTLRYLRENHLPKLEHYNLVDIERHRGTKRYHLVDVDHPEQHPEHV encoded by the coding sequence GTGATACGCGACGGAACGGTGTTCGACGACGACCACCTCCCCACTTCGATTGTCGGCCGGAACAGCCACATGAACGAAGTGACGGACGCGCTGGCACCGATTCAGGACGGCTTCCGCGCCGAGAACTGTTTTCTCTTCGGCCCCTCCGGCGTCGGGAAGACAACTGTCGCCCGCGCCGCTGTTCGCGAGCTCCGGCAGGAAGTCCTCGACGTCCCGCACGCCTACGTGAACTGCTGGCAGGACTACACACGGAACGCAGTCCTCGAACAGATCGCTCGAGACCTGGTAGGCGCTGCCCTCCCGCGGACAGCCTCGACCGGCCGGCTCGTCGACCTGATCACGGACAACCTCCACGGGCCGGGCGTCGTCATCCTCGACGAGGTCGACCAGCTGCGCGAGACGAAGGTACTCTACGACCTCCACGAGATCCGCGGGCTCTCGTGGATCGGCATCGCGAACCGCGAGGTCGATCTCTTCGCCGACCTCGACGATCGAATCACCTCCCGGATCAGTGTCGGCTATCGGGTCCACTTCGACTCCTACGGCGAGGATACGATCGCGGAAATCCTCGATCGACGCGCTCGCGAGGGACTCGGCCCGGGAGCCGTGAACGAAGACGTCGTCTCGCAGATAGCGCGCCTCTCCGAAGGGGACGCACGCCGGGCGATCGCGGCGCTTCGGGTCGGCGCGCGGATGGCGAGCCGCGAGGGACTGTCGGCGATCCCGTCTCGGCTCGTAGAGGACGCGGTCACCGACGCCAAGTGCGAGGTCCGACAGAAGACGATATCGAAGCTGAACACTCACCAGCACGCGCTGTACGAGGTCCTCGCCGAGGAGGACGGGCTCATCCAGAAGGAGCTGTACGCCCGATACGAGGAGGTACACGACGACCCGGTGACGCTCCGGTATCTCCGAGAGAATCACCTCCCGAAGTTGGAACACTACAACCTCGTCGACATCGAGCGACACCGCGGGACGAAGCGGTACCATCTCGTCGACGTCGACCATCCGGAACAGCATCCCGAACACGTCTAA
- a CDS encoding DUF87 domain-containing protein, which yields MNSGDGVDLPPQTEMSIDKLLEDADHVGGVFSTGYETCDILTNDKWTQDAGGLPKHTLLIARPLLEGEEIVSEEDVHNTNRLPEEPTEFSKPEPSETESTHALLLRVTEPADIPEQGRLRTNRFDAMREAITGDESGTPSPEDFVDVLTRREMQYSGVQTKILGTFHQQENDDGEEALTFTSDVQTFFSAGHYVVYKPDGDALQWIASYPTTVNNNPVKLGNVRYTTTDIWGDQGDVGMYFDVDEFIGAKTAVFGMTRKGKSNTMKIIAGAIEETDSDIGQLIFDPSGEYAYVNDQDEAALGELHDETGSISSVYKFAADADEKFRPLRTNLLTTSNLNIVRDYVNQELVDDSAQYADNFAMADIPTDEEIDDMEGGRKKRAKRRQTAFFAVISKAIGDLPESFREYISIDSNVQTAVNQKLDYDIPTKFGSIELKKDGRNNTLVDFWETVARNKEEINSVADDGDWIGEELQKILKMLQTSGSRTGYNKLNGLADYHSSARDVNVPTEIYEELENGEMVIVDISNGLDQVVTSETERIVSRVLKESMNRFRDIDRDEELPKIQVYLEEAHQHFEEYRDDDDMNPFVTLAKEGAKFDIGMTYATQEVSSVDSRVRANTANWIVTHINSKKETRELGRYYNFEDFAESIRNVEDVGYARAKTYRGEYIIPISVSLFNADWVSNNTEFGVWKDDEYIVDPPTQED from the coding sequence ATGAACTCTGGTGACGGAGTTGACCTTCCCCCCCAGACAGAGATGTCTATCGATAAATTGCTAGAAGATGCCGACCACGTCGGGGGTGTGTTCTCAACTGGGTACGAAACATGCGATATATTGACGAACGATAAATGGACTCAGGATGCCGGTGGCCTTCCGAAGCATACGTTACTAATTGCTCGCCCGTTACTAGAGGGCGAGGAGATCGTCTCAGAAGAGGACGTTCACAATACGAACCGTCTGCCGGAAGAGCCGACCGAGTTCAGTAAACCGGAGCCTTCAGAGACGGAGTCCACACACGCACTCCTCCTGCGAGTGACAGAGCCTGCGGACATCCCCGAGCAAGGACGTCTTCGAACGAACCGGTTCGATGCGATGCGAGAGGCGATCACTGGTGACGAGAGCGGAACGCCTTCGCCGGAGGATTTCGTTGACGTGCTCACCCGTCGTGAGATGCAGTACTCCGGCGTACAAACGAAGATTCTCGGGACCTTTCACCAGCAGGAGAACGACGATGGAGAAGAGGCGCTCACCTTCACTAGTGACGTACAGACATTCTTCTCGGCTGGCCATTACGTCGTGTACAAGCCTGATGGAGACGCGCTCCAGTGGATAGCAAGCTATCCCACCACTGTCAATAACAATCCCGTGAAGTTGGGCAATGTGCGGTACACGACGACGGACATCTGGGGTGATCAAGGCGACGTCGGGATGTATTTTGATGTTGATGAGTTCATCGGTGCTAAGACGGCCGTGTTCGGGATGACTCGGAAAGGGAAATCGAACACGATGAAGATTATTGCTGGGGCGATCGAAGAGACCGATTCAGATATCGGCCAGTTAATCTTTGATCCGAGTGGCGAGTACGCATATGTTAACGATCAAGATGAGGCCGCATTAGGAGAATTACATGATGAAACTGGATCTATTTCAAGCGTGTATAAGTTTGCTGCAGATGCTGACGAGAAATTCCGGCCTCTCCGTACGAATCTTCTGACCACCAGTAACCTGAATATTGTCCGGGATTATGTAAATCAAGAGTTGGTTGATGATTCTGCGCAATATGCAGACAATTTTGCGATGGCCGATATTCCCACTGATGAGGAGATTGACGATATGGAAGGAGGACGTAAGAAACGTGCAAAAAGACGGCAAACCGCCTTCTTTGCGGTGATATCCAAAGCTATCGGCGACCTTCCGGAATCCTTCAGAGAATATATATCAATCGACAGTAACGTACAGACAGCGGTCAATCAGAAGCTGGATTATGACATCCCCACAAAATTTGGGAGTATTGAGCTGAAGAAGGATGGCAGAAATAACACTCTCGTCGACTTTTGGGAAACTGTCGCGAGAAATAAGGAGGAAATCAATAGTGTAGCTGATGATGGAGACTGGATCGGTGAGGAACTACAGAAAATCCTGAAAATGCTCCAAACCTCTGGAAGCCGAACAGGGTACAACAAGCTCAATGGACTCGCTGATTACCACAGTTCAGCTCGGGACGTGAACGTTCCCACGGAGATCTATGAAGAGCTTGAAAATGGTGAGATGGTGATAGTTGACATCTCAAATGGGCTTGACCAAGTCGTTACCTCAGAGACAGAGCGAATCGTCTCCAGAGTACTCAAGGAATCTATGAACCGGTTCCGTGATATCGATCGCGATGAGGAGCTCCCTAAGATTCAGGTCTACTTGGAGGAGGCCCACCAGCACTTCGAGGAATACAGAGATGATGACGACATGAACCCCTTTGTCACGCTCGCAAAGGAAGGTGCCAAATTCGATATCGGAATGACGTATGCGACCCAGGAAGTCAGCAGTGTCGATTCTAGAGTCCGGGCGAACACAGCAAACTGGATCGTCACCCACATCAATAGTAAGAAAGAAACGAGAGAACTCGGCCGCTACTACAACTTTGAGGACTTCGCTGAATCCATTCGAAATGTTGAGGATGTGGGTTACGCTCGAGCAAAGACATACCGTGGGGAGTACATCATTCCAATTTCAGTTTCCCTCTTCAATGCTGATTGGGTATCGAACAACACCGAATTCGGTGTCTGGAAAGACGACGAGTATATAGTTGATCCCCCCACTCAGGAGGATTGA
- a CDS encoding site-specific integrase, with the protein MRLEATGKSDQYKVWLRDDELGELRRVAGGHRDDLIIQLGGYVGLRAFEIPQVCPRHVKRTPDGDHFRLRVPEGKDTTGGGGKPRDAYLPSDVEGDIHRYVTSEEIGRDEPIVDLSVTGVRAAVKRTAERAVETTGDDDFLHVSSHDLRRRFAQRLLVDEQMNPRVVMAVGGWDSFQAIEPYLNSPTTKVINNAFDDMNRNNLK; encoded by the coding sequence ATGCGCCTCGAAGCGACCGGGAAATCAGACCAGTACAAAGTGTGGCTCCGCGACGATGAGCTCGGCGAACTCCGCCGGGTGGCTGGCGGTCACCGCGACGACCTGATTATCCAACTCGGCGGGTATGTGGGACTCCGCGCGTTCGAGATCCCGCAGGTATGTCCACGTCACGTGAAACGGACTCCTGACGGTGACCACTTCCGACTGCGCGTACCTGAGGGGAAAGACACGACCGGCGGGGGTGGAAAGCCTCGTGACGCCTACCTTCCGAGTGACGTCGAGGGCGACATCCACCGGTACGTGACTAGCGAGGAGATCGGTCGCGACGAGCCGATCGTTGACCTTTCGGTGACCGGTGTCCGGGCAGCGGTCAAACGCACGGCCGAGCGTGCGGTTGAGACGACCGGCGATGACGACTTTCTCCACGTGTCGAGTCATGACCTCCGACGCCGGTTCGCGCAGCGGCTTCTCGTCGACGAGCAAATGAACCCTCGTGTCGTTATGGCCGTAGGCGGGTGGGACTCGTTTCAGGCGATAGAACCGTATCTTAATAGTCCAACTACTAAAGTGATAAATAACGCATTTGATGATATGAACAGAAACAATTTAAAATAA
- a CDS encoding helix-turn-helix domain-containing protein: MSAERKKLTPTQQAILHKAAENPDWSNAEIADAVGCSDSHVSKTLRKWDPEEMDDDGTVPDPSSGYTDSIPADEVDSGIYPAAILVVSAGWILGAGLMFAGGDSLFLLGGFVAFGTWLALPVVVGLDAISLHNQKAPFRPNRLIWPAASLVLGVIGGFGYLAARVSNLSLGIGS; the protein is encoded by the coding sequence ATGAGTGCTGAACGAAAGAAACTGACACCGACCCAGCAGGCGATCCTCCACAAGGCCGCCGAAAATCCGGACTGGTCGAACGCAGAAATCGCCGATGCGGTCGGTTGTTCAGACTCACACGTCTCGAAAACTCTGCGGAAGTGGGACCCGGAGGAGATGGATGACGACGGTACCGTGCCGGACCCGAGCTCGGGGTATACCGACTCGATTCCCGCGGATGAGGTCGATTCCGGGATCTATCCAGCTGCGATTCTGGTGGTCTCCGCCGGATGGATCCTCGGGGCAGGGCTGATGTTCGCTGGTGGTGACTCGCTCTTTCTGCTTGGTGGATTCGTCGCCTTCGGAACGTGGCTGGCGCTCCCTGTTGTGGTCGGTCTCGACGCGATTTCACTTCACAATCAGAAAGCACCGTTCCGCCCGAACCGCCTCATCTGGCCGGCCGCGTCTCTCGTTCTCGGCGTCATCGGCGGATTCGGATATCTCGCGGCTCGGGTATCCAACCTCTCACTCGGTATCGGCTCCTGA